The sequence ATAAGCGTTGCTGTCCAGCCATTGAATAATGTTTTCCATAATGATTCGGCCAAGTCCACGCCCCTGATGGACGGGGTCGACGGCGATATCGACTATCTCGAAGTTTAATGCACCATCTCCAACGATACGCCCCATGCCGACAGGCACTCCTTGCCAGAGAATGTGTACGCCATAACAGCTTCTCGGCAAACCCACCCTGGCAGCCTCAAGCGGGCGTGCTGACAACCCTGATATATTTCGTAAGCGACAAAAATCTTCGGCAGAGGGAACAGATTCAACAACGGTATATTCGGTAGTCATGACCATCACCATTAGCAAACAATCAACATAATTAGCAGGCTGACTCTGTAGTGGCAATAGCTTTTGCCAATGAATCTCGCCTTCTTAATAACTGAATAGTAAAAACCCGCATTAACAAACAGTTAATGCGGGTTAGTGGACGTTTACGGACGAGGATGGACTAAAACTTATTTGCCAATACAGAAGCTCGAGAAAATCCTTCCCAGCAGATCGTCCGAGGTAAACTCCCCGGTGATCTCACTTAGATTCTGCTGCGCCAGACGCAGCTCTTCCGCCAGCAATTCACCCGCCCACGCGCCGATCAGCTGCGCTTTACCCTGGACGAGGTGGTTCGCCGCCTCTTCCAGCGCCTGCAGATGACGACGGCGCGC comes from Enterobacter kobei and encodes:
- a CDS encoding GNAT family N-acetyltransferase, producing the protein MTTEYTVVESVPSAEDFCRLRNISGLSARPLEAARVGLPRSCYGVHILWQGVPVGMGRIVGDGALNFEIVDIAVDPVHQGRGLGRIIMENIIQWLDSNAYKGAYVSLVADVPELYAKFGFELVRPESEGMARVWG